One Candidatus Profftella armatura genomic region harbors:
- the atpA gene encoding F0F1 ATP synthase subunit alpha, with protein MKINASEISTIIQEQIKNFNNTTEIYNQGKVISVFDGICQIYGLSNAMQGEMLEFPGNVFGLALNLERDSIGAVILGKYEHITEGDIVKCTGRILEVPIGPELCGRVINALGDPIDGKGPIKTKLTAPIEKVAPGVISRQSVSEPLQTGIKAIDSIVPIGKGQRELIIGDRQTGKSSIAIDIIINQKNKNVTCIYVAIGQKISSIKKTANLLEKYGAMPYTIIVAATASDSASMQFISAYSGCTIGEYFRDHGKDALVVYDDLSKQAVAYRQISLLLKRPPGREAYPGDIFYLHSRLLERSARVNIKYVESYTNGKVTGKTGSLTAIPIIETQAGDISAFVPTNVISITDGQIFLDSSLFNSGIRPAINAGISVSRVGGAAQIKFIKKLSSNIRTDLAQYRELAAFSQFSSDLDLVTRKQLDRGARVTELLKQKQYSPLPVSLIAVILFAINKGFLDDIEIKKILNFESSLYKFMKTCQNSILEKIKNVNEFNADIEDSLTTILINFKKSYDAKI; from the coding sequence ATGAAAATTAATGCGTCTGAAATTAGCACGATAATTCAAGAGCAAATTAAAAATTTTAATAATACTACCGAAATTTATAATCAAGGTAAAGTAATATCTGTTTTTGATGGTATTTGTCAAATTTATGGTTTATCAAATGCAATGCAAGGTGAAATGTTAGAATTTCCTGGTAATGTTTTTGGTTTGGCTTTAAATTTAGAAAGAGATTCTATAGGAGCAGTTATTCTTGGTAAATATGAGCATATTACGGAAGGTGATATAGTTAAATGTACAGGACGTATTTTAGAAGTTCCTATTGGCCCGGAATTATGTGGTCGAGTCATTAATGCTCTTGGTGATCCAATTGACGGAAAAGGGCCAATTAAAACAAAATTAACTGCTCCAATTGAAAAAGTTGCTCCCGGAGTAATTTCTCGACAATCAGTCTCCGAACCCCTGCAAACAGGTATTAAAGCAATAGATTCTATAGTGCCAATTGGAAAAGGTCAACGTGAATTAATTATTGGAGATAGACAAACTGGAAAATCTTCCATAGCAATAGACATAATTATTAATCAAAAAAATAAAAATGTTACTTGTATTTATGTTGCTATTGGACAAAAGATATCATCAATTAAAAAAACCGCAAATTTATTAGAAAAATATGGAGCAATGCCATATACTATTATTGTAGCTGCAACAGCTTCTGATTCTGCTTCTATGCAATTTATATCAGCTTATTCAGGTTGTACTATTGGAGAATATTTTAGAGATCATGGAAAAGATGCATTAGTTGTTTATGACGATTTATCTAAACAAGCTGTTGCTTATCGTCAAATATCATTACTCTTAAAACGACCACCAGGAAGAGAGGCTTATCCTGGAGATATATTTTATTTACATAGTCGATTATTAGAACGCTCAGCTAGAGTAAATATTAAATATGTAGAAAGTTATACAAACGGTAAAGTAACTGGTAAAACTGGATCTTTAACAGCGATACCGATTATTGAAACACAAGCGGGGGATATATCGGCATTTGTTCCAACTAATGTAATCTCAATTACTGATGGTCAAATTTTTTTAGATTCTTCATTATTTAATTCTGGTATTCGTCCAGCAATTAATGCAGGTATTTCTGTTTCAAGAGTTGGTGGTGCCGCACAAATTAAATTCATTAAAAAATTATCTAGCAATATTCGCACAGATTTAGCTCAATATCGTGAATTGGCTGCATTTTCACAATTTTCATCAGATTTAGATTTAGTTACTAGAAAGCAGCTTGATCGTGGTGCACGAGTAACTGAATTATTAAAACAAAAACAATATTCTCCGTTACCTGTTTCATTGATAGCTGTAATATTATTTGCTATTAATAAAGGTTTTTTAGATGATATAGAAATTAAAAAAATATTAAATTTTGAATCTTCTTTATATAAATTTATGAAAACATGTCAAAATTCTATTTTAGAAAAAATTAAAAATGTAAATGAATTTAATGCAGATATAGAGGATTCCTTAACTACTATTTTAATAAATTTTAAGAAATCTTATGATGCTAAAATATAA
- a CDS encoding F0F1 ATP synthase subunit delta, with translation MIDISTIARPYSKALFNFAKDYKKIEFWNKLITKIEKIIKKISIKYPNILIFSKYSVLPNVELIKIITNALKKYSNNHVKNFVSILVIKKRLFLLPEIIIQFNIMKNKYENVNNIKIVSAYTLTNEQLSDLIFCLEKKFNFKLRASVIIDKSLIGGLRLIIKDKVFDFSIYTKLKKLHSTLMIH, from the coding sequence ATGATTGATATTTCAACTATTGCTCGACCATATTCAAAAGCATTATTTAACTTTGCTAAAGATTATAAAAAAATAGAATTTTGGAATAAATTAATTACAAAAATAGAAAAAATAATTAAAAAAATATCTATTAAGTATCCAAATATTTTAATTTTTTCAAAATATTCTGTATTACCAAATGTAGAATTAATTAAAATTATTACAAATGCTTTAAAAAAATACTCTAATAATCATGTAAAAAATTTTGTTTCTATATTGGTTATTAAAAAACGTTTATTTTTATTGCCAGAAATTATTATACAATTTAATATTATGAAAAATAAATATGAAAATGTAAATAATATTAAAATTGTTAGCGCATATACTTTGACAAATGAACAATTAAGTGATTTAATTTTTTGCTTGGAAAAAAAATTTAATTTTAAATTACGGGCATCAGTAATTATTGATAAAAGTTTAATTGGAGGATTACGTTTAATTATAAAAGATAAAGTGTTTGATTTTTCTATATATACTAAATTAAAAAAATTACATTCTACTTTAATGATTCATTAA
- a CDS encoding F0F1 ATP synthase subunit B encodes MNLNATLFIQFLVFFIFIGFTKKFIWPPLIKALDDRKKKIADILAAANSEKEKVSYDRKRIQKELIATHEENKNRINLTEKQCKLIIEKSKKKATEEANIILYNARVEIIKQINIARENLHNEIVNLAIKSAEKILNNKITIEVNSSLLNQLKIEL; translated from the coding sequence ATGAATTTAAATGCAACATTATTTATTCAATTTCTGGTATTTTTTATTTTTATAGGTTTTACAAAAAAATTTATTTGGCCTCCTTTAATTAAAGCATTAGATGATAGAAAAAAAAAAATTGCAGATATATTAGCTGCAGCTAATTCTGAAAAAGAAAAAGTATCTTATGATAGAAAACGCATACAAAAAGAATTAATAGCCACTCATGAGGAAAATAAAAATCGTATTAATTTAACTGAAAAACAATGTAAATTAATTATTGAAAAATCTAAAAAAAAAGCAACTGAAGAAGCTAATATTATTCTTTATAACGCTAGAGTAGAAATTATTAAACAAATTAATATAGCGCGTGAAAATTTACATAATGAAATAGTTAATTTAGCAATAAAAAGCGCTGAAAAAATTTTAAATAATAAAATTACTATTGAAGTTAATTCAAGTTTATTAAATCAATTAAAAATAGAATTATAA
- the atpE gene encoding F0F1 ATP synthase subunit C produces MTDLSFIALSCGLIIGLGAIGACLGIAIMGGKYLEAAARQPELINVLQTKVFLLAGLIDAAFLIGVGIAMLFAFANPFIIR; encoded by the coding sequence ATGACTGATCTTTCATTTATAGCTTTATCCTGTGGTTTAATTATTGGTTTAGGAGCTATTGGAGCTTGTCTTGGTATTGCTATTATGGGCGGAAAATACCTTGAAGCAGCGGCTAGGCAACCTGAGTTAATAAATGTTCTTCAAACGAAAGTATTTTTACTTGCTGGTTTGATTGATGCTGCTTTTTTAATTGGAGTTGGTATTGCCATGTTATTTGCTTTTGCAAATCCATTTATTATTAGATAA
- the atpB gene encoding F0F1 ATP synthase subunit A — protein sequence MSAVLLDARIASEYIAHHLNHLSTAYQKKIIDFSIFNIDTIFWSIFTGIFGCLIMYIAANKATSDIPSRFQAFIEIIIEMIENQSKSIIHNSNNREFISPLALTIFIWITLMNSLDFIPVDLFSFIFKLFGLEKLFPYHHIVPTADLNGTLGISFGILILILYYSIKTKGFFGFIYEIFSVPFGIWLAPFNLLLNIIEFLAKTISLGMRLFGNMYAGELLFLLIALLGSISTVFGFIGHTIIGSIWTIFHILIVLLQAFIFMMLTLVYIGQAHERH from the coding sequence ATGTCTGCAGTTTTACTTGACGCTCGAATTGCATCAGAATATATTGCTCATCATCTTAATCATCTATCTACAGCATATCAAAAAAAAATTATTGATTTTTCAATATTTAATATAGATACTATTTTTTGGTCTATATTTACTGGTATTTTTGGTTGTTTAATTATGTATATTGCGGCAAATAAGGCAACTTCTGATATTCCTTCTAGATTTCAAGCATTTATTGAAATTATTATAGAAATGATCGAAAATCAATCCAAATCTATCATACATAATAGCAATAATCGTGAATTTATTTCTCCATTAGCATTAACAATTTTTATATGGATAACGCTTATGAATTCACTTGATTTTATTCCTGTAGATTTATTCTCATTTATATTTAAATTATTTGGATTAGAAAAACTATTTCCTTATCATCATATTGTTCCAACTGCTGATTTAAATGGTACTCTAGGTATTTCTTTTGGAATACTAATATTAATTTTATATTATAGCATTAAAACTAAAGGATTTTTTGGATTTATTTATGAAATATTTTCAGTTCCTTTTGGTATATGGTTAGCACCATTTAATTTATTGCTCAATATAATTGAATTTTTAGCAAAAACAATTTCATTAGGTATGCGTTTGTTTGGAAATATGTATGCTGGAGAATTGTTATTTTTATTAATAGCATTATTAGGATCAATTTCAACAGTTTTTGGTTTTATTGGACATACAATTATAGGTTCAATATGGACTATATTTCATATTTTAATTGTATTATTACAGGCCTTTATTTTTATGATGTTAACATTAGTTTATATTGGTCAAGCACATGAACGTCATTAA
- the gatB gene encoding Asp-tRNA(Asn)/Glu-tRNA(Gln) amidotransferase subunit GatB — protein sequence MQWEVIIGLEIHIQLLTKSKIFSESPVCFGYNANTQINPFDLALPGVLPVLNKKAVEYAIKFGLAINAKISPYSIFVRKNYFYPDLSKGYQISQLELPLIKGGNILFPIEEKKQKIKWGSTEIVQAHLEEDAGKLLHKNYSDKTGIDFNRAGIPLLEIITQPSMHSAQEAVSCAKSLHSLVMWLGICDGNMQNGSFRCDVNISIKKINKNEYGTRNEIKNLNSFRFMEEAINYEINRQIKLLENNNIIAQETRRYDPDIKKTILMRKKENSKDYRYFPDPDLPPLFISDKWVKYIKSTIPELPNVIRERIIANYNLSEFYAIKLTQSKKIAYFFENSIIHSDISKIKLLIRWLIKEIIPKINQNNDINDLPITPIQFSFLLKRIFDGTISNKIAKDIFFIICQEKSLDPGIVDHIIKTNKLYQISDSSILEKIVDTVLSTNSKLIKEFYSGKKQAINALIGKAIKLSNNKANPVKLSEIFKKILK from the coding sequence ATGCAGTGGGAGGTTATAATTGGCCTTGAGATACACATACAACTACTAACTAAATCTAAAATTTTTAGCGAATCACCAGTTTGTTTTGGTTATAATGCAAACACTCAAATTAATCCATTTGATTTAGCGTTACCGGGTGTTTTACCGGTGCTTAATAAAAAAGCAGTAGAGTATGCTATTAAATTTGGATTAGCAATTAATGCAAAAATATCTCCATATTCAATATTTGTTCGTAAAAACTATTTTTATCCAGATTTATCAAAAGGCTATCAAATTAGTCAACTTGAATTACCTTTAATTAAAGGAGGAAATATCCTATTCCCAATAGAAGAAAAAAAACAAAAAATAAAATGGGGTTCTACAGAAATTGTTCAGGCTCATTTAGAAGAAGATGCTGGAAAATTATTGCACAAAAATTATTCTGATAAAACTGGTATTGATTTTAATCGCGCTGGGATACCTTTATTAGAAATTATAACTCAACCTAGTATGCATAGTGCTCAAGAGGCGGTATCTTGCGCTAAAAGCTTGCATTCATTAGTTATGTGGCTTGGAATTTGTGATGGAAATATGCAGAATGGATCATTTCGATGTGATGTTAATATATCTATTAAAAAGATTAATAAAAATGAATATGGTACACGTAATGAAATTAAAAATTTGAACTCATTTCGTTTCATGGAAGAGGCTATTAATTATGAAATAAATCGTCAAATTAAGTTACTTGAAAATAATAATATTATTGCACAAGAAACTCGTAGATATGATCCTGATATTAAAAAAACAATTTTAATGAGAAAAAAAGAAAATTCAAAAGATTACCGCTATTTTCCAGATCCAGATTTACCTCCGTTATTTATTTCAGATAAATGGGTTAAATATATAAAATCTACAATACCAGAACTACCTAATGTTATACGTGAACGCATAATTGCTAACTATAATTTATCTGAATTTTATGCTATAAAATTAACGCAATCAAAAAAAATAGCATATTTTTTTGAAAATTCAATAATTCATAGCGATATTTCTAAAATTAAATTACTTATTAGATGGTTAATCAAAGAAATTATACCTAAAATTAATCAAAATAATGATATTAATGATTTACCAATTACCCCAATACAATTTTCTTTTTTGCTAAAAAGAATTTTTGATGGAACAATTTCAAATAAAATTGCAAAAGATATATTTTTTATTATATGCCAAGAAAAATCTTTAGATCCTGGTATCGTGGATCATATTATTAAAACTAATAAATTATATCAAATTTCTGATTCTTCTATTTTAGAAAAAATTGTTGATACTGTATTATCTACTAATTCTAAATTGATTAAAGAATTTTATTCTGGTAAAAAACAAGCAATAAATGCATTAATTGGGAAAGCGATAAAACTTAGTAATAATAAAGCTAATCCAGTAAAATTATCAGAAATATTTAAAAAAATATTAAAATAA
- the gatA gene encoding Asp-tRNA(Asn)/Glu-tRNA(Gln) amidotransferase subunit GatA has protein sequence MYNKTIKELSLLLKNKKISVIELTKIFLDRIKASNLNAFIHVDEELTLMQANIAEKKIISGNNLTQLTGIPIAHKDIFVTRHWKTTAGSKMLANYISPFNADIVERLKKAGTVMLGKLNCDEFAMGSSNENSYFGPVKNPWDYSAVPGGSSGGSAAAVAARLVPATTASDTGGSIRQPAALCGVTGIKPTYGSISRYGMIAFASSLDQAGPIAKTAEDCALLLNVMIGFDKRDSTSLQRKNEDFSYGLKKNTKGIKGLRIGMPREFFNVNLDTDVQNGIYSALKEFEKLGAKLVDISMPKTNLSIPVYYVIAPAEAASNLSRFDGVRYGYRSKNYKNLVDMYKKSRTEGFGEEVKRRILIGSHVLSRDFYNIYYLQAQRIRRLISEDFQKIFTGPNSCDVIMGPVSPTVAWNIGNKRDPIVNYLSDIFTLSTSLAGLPGMSIPCGFSVNKPIGLQIIGNYFKEAQLLYIAHQYQNITDWHLKKPKL, from the coding sequence ATGTATAACAAAACTATTAAAGAATTGTCTTTATTATTAAAAAATAAAAAAATTTCTGTAATTGAACTAACAAAAATTTTTTTAGATCGTATTAAAGCTAGTAATCTAAATGCATTTATACATGTTGATGAAGAATTAACATTAATGCAAGCAAATATTGCTGAAAAAAAAATAATATCCGGTAATAATTTAACGCAATTAACAGGTATTCCAATAGCACATAAAGATATCTTTGTTACACGTCATTGGAAAACTACTGCTGGATCAAAAATGTTAGCTAATTATATTAGTCCATTTAATGCTGATATAGTAGAACGTTTAAAAAAAGCTGGTACCGTAATGCTTGGAAAACTTAATTGCGATGAATTTGCTATGGGTTCAAGTAACGAAAATTCATATTTTGGTCCAGTAAAAAATCCTTGGGATTATTCTGCTGTTCCAGGTGGATCATCAGGAGGATCTGCTGCAGCAGTAGCCGCTAGATTAGTTCCAGCTACTACAGCAAGTGATACAGGCGGATCCATTAGACAACCTGCTGCGTTGTGTGGTGTAACTGGTATTAAACCAACTTACGGAAGTATATCTCGTTATGGTATGATAGCATTTGCTTCTTCTTTAGATCAAGCTGGTCCAATAGCTAAAACCGCAGAAGATTGTGCATTGCTTTTAAATGTTATGATCGGTTTTGATAAACGTGATTCAACTAGCTTACAAAGAAAAAATGAAGATTTTAGTTATGGATTAAAAAAAAATACAAAGGGGATAAAAGGATTGCGAATTGGTATGCCTCGTGAATTTTTTAATGTAAATTTAGATACAGATGTGCAAAATGGAATATATTCTGCATTAAAAGAATTTGAAAAACTTGGTGCTAAATTAGTAGATATTTCTATGCCAAAAACAAATCTTTCTATTCCTGTTTATTATGTTATTGCACCCGCTGAAGCTGCATCTAATTTAAGTCGTTTTGATGGGGTTCGATATGGTTATCGTTCTAAAAATTATAAAAATTTGGTAGATATGTACAAAAAATCTCGAACAGAAGGTTTTGGAGAGGAGGTAAAAAGACGTATTCTAATAGGTTCACATGTATTATCGCGTGATTTTTATAACATTTATTATTTACAAGCTCAACGTATTCGAAGATTAATTTCAGAAGATTTTCAAAAAATATTCACCGGTCCAAATAGTTGTGATGTTATTATGGGTCCAGTATCACCAACAGTTGCCTGGAATATTGGGAATAAAAGGGATCCGATTGTTAATTATTTATCGGATATTTTTACTTTATCAACTAGTTTAGCTGGATTACCAGGAATGTCTATTCCATGTGGATTTAGTGTTAATAAACCAATTGGATTACAAATAATTGGTAATTATTTTAAAGAAGCGCAATTACTATATATAGCTCATCAATATCAAAATATTACTGACTGGCATCTTAAAAAACCAAAACTATAA
- the gatC gene encoding Asp-tRNA(Asn)/Glu-tRNA(Gln) amidotransferase subunit GatC yields MSLTVLDIESIANLSYLYIDKNQVYDILEKINAIFSLIKSIKSIDTTNIEPLYYPTSLIQEKMLFLREDITTQNNYFENYQNLAPIIHDNLYIVPKIF; encoded by the coding sequence ATGTCTTTAACTGTATTAGATATTGAATCTATCGCCAATTTATCTTATCTATATATAGATAAAAATCAAGTTTATGATATTCTTGAAAAAATTAATGCTATTTTTTCTTTAATTAAATCAATCAAAAGTATTGATACAACTAACATTGAGCCACTTTATTATCCTACTTCATTGATTCAAGAAAAAATGCTTTTTTTAAGAGAAGATATAACTACTCAAAATAATTATTTTGAGAATTATCAAAATCTTGCACCAATAATACATGATAATTTATATATTGTTCCGAAAATTTTTTAA
- the rsmI gene encoding 16S rRNA (cytidine(1402)-2'-O)-methyltransferase: protein MIDISFFNKIKLQNYPHSTLYVLATPIGNIFDITLRALYVLSIVDSIACEDTRNTNNLIMQYGLSKILFSVHKYNEYKATNTIITKLKNKERIALVSDSGTPTISDPGAHIISAVQNAGLRVLPIPGASSVITAFCVSGLKNKSFYFLGFLPIKKKKRKEILISLINTKSTLILYEAPHRIMKTVHELLQIFGPMRQIVFAQELTKKFEKIHRCFLKDAMNWLNKDNHKKGEFVLLIESTFLKNNINNVYNNKKIDNILKSLLKILTLKQTIELLSNLTGIKKNALYKQALLFNK from the coding sequence ATGATAGATATTTCATTTTTTAATAAAATTAAATTACAAAACTATCCACATTCTACATTATATGTTTTAGCTACTCCTATTGGAAATATTTTTGATATTACATTACGAGCCTTATATGTGCTTAGTATTGTTGATTCAATAGCATGCGAAGATACTAGAAATACTAATAATTTAATAATGCAATATGGTTTATCAAAAATATTATTTTCTGTTCATAAATATAATGAATATAAAGCAACAAACACCATAATTACTAAATTAAAGAATAAAGAACGTATTGCATTAGTTTCTGATAGTGGAACACCAACTATTTCAGACCCAGGGGCTCATATTATTAGTGCCGTACAAAATGCTGGTTTAAGAGTATTACCAATTCCAGGTGCATCATCAGTCATAACTGCTTTCTGTGTTAGTGGATTAAAAAATAAAAGTTTCTACTTTTTAGGTTTTTTGCCTATTAAAAAAAAAAAACGTAAAGAAATACTAATTTCATTAATAAATACAAAATCAACCTTGATTTTATATGAAGCGCCTCATCGTATTATGAAAACAGTCCATGAATTATTACAAATATTTGGTCCAATGAGACAAATTGTATTTGCACAAGAATTAACCAAAAAATTTGAAAAAATTCATAGATGTTTTTTAAAAGATGCTATGAATTGGTTAAATAAAGATAATCATAAAAAAGGTGAATTTGTTTTATTAATTGAGTCTACATTTTTAAAAAATAACATAAATAATGTATATAATAATAAAAAAATAGATAATATATTAAAATCATTATTAAAAATATTAACATTAAAACAAACAATAGAATTATTATCAAATTTAACTGGTATTAAGAAAAATGCATTGTATAAACAAGCATTGTTGTTTAATAAATAA
- the trpS gene encoding tryptophan--tRNA ligase, translated as MKYHLLTKKRVLTGDRPTGPLHIGHYSGSLKTRIALQDKYTQFIIIADMQALTDNAINPIKIRHAINEVMLDYLSVGIDPVKNIIFIQSMIPQISELTILYLNLVNISRIARNPTIKSEIQQKGFEKSIPAGFFIYPISQVADITIFDADIVPVGIDQVPMIEQACEIVDTFNNIYGKNTLIRPKALLSKNGNRLPGIDGHHKMSKSLKNGIYLSDSPDKIVKKIKNMYTDPNHLHISDPGKVDGNPVFTYLDQFGTDKKKIANMKYHYTQGGLGDVTIKKYLIEVMQDFLFPIRIKRKQLSKDKKYIQDILKIGSEKAQEEAEKTLKRVKNAMNIDYF; from the coding sequence ATGAAATATCATTTACTTACAAAAAAACGTGTATTAACAGGAGATCGTCCTACGGGTCCATTGCATATTGGTCATTACTCTGGATCACTAAAAACTCGTATTGCATTACAGGATAAATATACTCAATTTATAATAATAGCTGACATGCAAGCTTTAACAGATAATGCCATTAATCCTATAAAAATTCGTCATGCAATTAATGAAGTTATGTTAGATTATTTATCAGTAGGAATTGATCCGGTTAAGAATATAATTTTTATTCAATCCATGATTCCTCAAATTTCTGAATTAACTATACTTTATTTAAATTTAGTAAATATTTCTCGAATAGCACGGAATCCAACTATTAAAAGTGAAATACAACAAAAAGGATTTGAAAAATCAATTCCGGCAGGGTTTTTTATTTATCCAATTAGTCAAGTAGCAGATATTACTATATTTGATGCAGATATTGTTCCTGTAGGCATTGATCAAGTACCAATGATTGAGCAAGCATGTGAAATTGTTGATACATTTAATAATATTTACGGAAAGAATACTTTAATAAGGCCAAAAGCTTTATTATCAAAAAACGGTAATCGTTTACCTGGAATAGATGGACATCATAAAATGTCTAAATCTCTTAAAAATGGAATTTATTTATCCGATAGTCCGGATAAAATTGTTAAAAAAATAAAAAACATGTACACTGATCCTAACCATTTACATATATCAGATCCAGGAAAAGTTGATGGAAATCCAGTATTTACATATTTAGATCAATTTGGAACTGATAAAAAAAAAATTGCCAATATGAAATATCACTATACCCAAGGTGGACTCGGAGATGTGACAATAAAAAAATATTTAATTGAAGTTATGCAAGATTTTTTATTTCCAATTAGAATAAAAAGAAAACAACTCTCTAAGGATAAAAAATATATACAAGATATATTAAAAATTGGATCAGAAAAAGCACAGGAAGAAGCGGAAAAAACATTAAAAAGAGTAAAAAATGCAATGAATATAGATTATTTTTAA
- the dnaJ gene encoding molecular chaperone DnaJ has translation MAKRDFYKILNLKKNASENEIKRAYRKLAMKYHPDRNPNNKNAEEKFKEIKEAYEVLSDSEKRIIYDQYGHAGIDPNMSGSSASAEASNFADAFGDIFGDIFGSNRDRDNNNKGSNGKDLRYNLEITLEQAAYGFNTSIRVPSWDICKSCYGNGAKKGTSPISCFTCSGQGQVRMQQGFFSIQQTCSKCQGAGKVIPHPCLDCNGIGRIKRNKTLEVKIPAGIENNMRIRSTGNGEPGLNGGSNGNLYIEIHIKPHKVFERDGDDLHYEMPISFSTAALGGEIEAPTLNGKAFFVIPEGTQSGKIFRLRGKGIKNIRSSIPGDLFCHVTIETPVQLTEYQKKLLRSLETSILEGDFKHNPRTKIWKNKVKNFF, from the coding sequence ATGGCGAAACGTGATTTTTATAAAATATTAAATTTAAAAAAAAATGCTTCTGAGAATGAAATTAAAAGAGCTTATAGAAAATTAGCTATGAAATATCATCCAGATAGAAATCCTAATAATAAAAATGCTGAAGAAAAATTTAAAGAAATTAAAGAGGCATATGAAGTATTATCGGATTCTGAGAAACGTATCATTTATGATCAATATGGACACGCAGGTATTGATCCAAACATGAGCGGGAGCAGCGCTTCTGCAGAGGCAAGTAATTTTGCTGATGCATTTGGAGATATTTTTGGAGATATTTTTGGCTCTAATCGTGACCGTGATAACAATAACAAGGGTTCAAACGGAAAAGATTTACGTTATAATCTTGAAATTACCTTAGAGCAAGCCGCTTATGGTTTTAATACTTCCATTAGAGTTCCATCATGGGATATATGCAAATCTTGCTATGGTAATGGTGCTAAAAAAGGAACTTCACCTATTTCTTGTTTTACATGCTCAGGGCAAGGGCAAGTAAGAATGCAGCAAGGATTTTTTAGTATCCAACAAACTTGTTCGAAATGTCAGGGTGCAGGAAAAGTTATTCCTCATCCTTGTTTAGATTGTAATGGAATTGGTAGAATAAAACGTAATAAAACATTAGAAGTTAAAATCCCAGCTGGAATAGAAAATAATATGCGTATTCGTTCTACCGGAAACGGTGAGCCTGGTTTGAATGGTGGATCAAATGGAAATCTTTATATTGAAATTCATATTAAGCCACATAAAGTATTTGAACGAGATGGTGATGATCTTCATTATGAAATGCCAATTTCATTTTCAACAGCAGCACTTGGGGGAGAAATTGAGGCTCCTACTCTTAATGGAAAGGCTTTTTTTGTAATTCCAGAGGGTACACAATCTGGTAAAATTTTTCGTTTACGTGGAAAGGGGATAAAAAATATACGATCTTCAATTCCAGGAGATTTATTTTGTCATGTTACTATAGAAACTCCTGTACAATTAACAGAATATCAAAAGAAGCTTTTGCGTTCATTAGAAACCTCTATTCTTGAGGGTGATTTTAAACATAATCCTAGAACTAAAATTTGGAAAAACAAAGTTAAAAATTTTTTTTAA